One window of the Bacteroidetes Order II. bacterium genome contains the following:
- a CDS encoding phytanoyl-CoA dioxygenase family protein produces MNTLKQPYENDGYLIFRNALSESLAQETCDHVFWLLDRYPGTRPEQLHHNMLVNDPFIWRLAGDERLLDIAAQFIGDEVALFAAHYIAKAPKTGQKVLWHQDGSYWPLEPMEVVTLWLAATPSTPENGCMRIIPGTHHDKLVSWEELRKHDDGDNVLGSGLDPQSIDESQAIDLVLQPGDVSVHNPNIIHGSEPNHSDQWRIGLTLRYIPVTTKILNPDHHAILFRGKAVRGVNTYIPRPRYDPKIHFPFAGSHSF; encoded by the coding sequence ATGAATACGTTAAAACAACCATATGAAAATGATGGATACTTGATCTTCCGAAATGCCCTATCAGAGTCACTGGCACAAGAGACCTGCGATCATGTATTTTGGTTATTAGATCGCTATCCGGGTACCCGTCCAGAGCAATTGCACCACAACATGTTGGTGAACGATCCATTTATCTGGCGTCTTGCCGGAGACGAACGGCTCTTGGATATTGCCGCTCAATTTATCGGTGACGAAGTGGCCTTGTTTGCCGCGCACTACATTGCTAAAGCCCCCAAGACCGGACAAAAGGTGCTCTGGCACCAAGACGGTAGTTATTGGCCATTAGAACCAATGGAAGTGGTTACGCTCTGGTTGGCGGCGACGCCTTCCACGCCCGAAAATGGATGTATGCGCATTATTCCGGGAACACACCATGATAAGTTGGTGTCTTGGGAGGAATTGCGCAAACATGACGACGGAGACAATGTACTCGGCTCTGGACTAGACCCCCAATCCATTGACGAATCTCAAGCCATAGACTTGGTACTGCAACCTGGTGATGTATCGGTACACAATCCTAATATTATCCATGGATCAGAACCCAATCATTCGGATCAATGGCGCATCGGGCTTACCCTCCGGTACATCCCTGTGACGACCAAAATCCTGAATCCAGACCACCATGCTATTTTGTTCCGGGGAAAAGCCGTTCGTGGTGTAAATACCTATATACCACGTCCCCGGTATGATCCAAAAATCCATTTTCCCTTTGCGGGCAGTCATTCTTTTTGA
- a CDS encoding MFS transporter, whose product MTTTAPKPSLSFWQIWNMSFGFLGIQYGFGLQQANMSPIFRYLGADESSLPVLWLAGPITGLVIQPIIGAMSDKTWTRYGRRRPYFLIGALVGSIAVLLMPYSPVLWVAVSLFWILDAAMNTAMEPYRALVGDKLNDNQRTVGFAVQSFMIAGGQILSGLMPLFLGLVGISAVALGHGVPDIVKYSFVIGVAAMLVTVLWTFYTTEEYPPENMAEFRKMQAENGGLWNAFKEIANAVREMPDAIRKLWWVKLATWYGMPLMWQYLGLSIARHCFNAPTPDSPGFEAASQWGGVALTVMNITTVVMSILIPMVVRKMGTKQTYAVFLTIGGVGFLAMLFTQNINLVLACMTLVGVAWSAIITMPFIIATAAVPAERIGVYMGLLNAFICIPQIINMVTVGSFYDSLLGGDPRNALALLGVCLLIGAFACIFLKVDGRVQSSPLVSGGH is encoded by the coding sequence ATGACAACCACAGCCCCTAAGCCATCCCTTTCCTTTTGGCAAATTTGGAACATGAGTTTCGGCTTTTTAGGCATCCAGTATGGATTTGGACTACAACAGGCGAATATGAGTCCAATTTTTCGATATCTGGGCGCGGATGAATCCAGTTTACCCGTTCTTTGGCTTGCAGGCCCTATAACGGGCCTTGTGATTCAACCCATTATAGGGGCCATGAGTGATAAAACTTGGACCCGTTATGGCCGTCGCCGCCCGTATTTTCTCATAGGTGCGCTGGTGGGCAGCATTGCGGTCTTGCTTATGCCCTATTCACCCGTACTATGGGTGGCGGTAAGCTTGTTTTGGATTTTGGATGCGGCGATGAATACGGCCATGGAACCCTACCGGGCTTTGGTGGGGGATAAATTAAATGACAACCAGCGAACGGTTGGGTTTGCGGTACAGTCTTTTATGATTGCAGGCGGTCAGATTTTATCTGGATTGATGCCTTTATTCTTGGGATTGGTTGGTATTTCGGCGGTGGCATTGGGACATGGTGTACCAGACATCGTAAAATACTCATTTGTGATTGGGGTTGCAGCGATGTTGGTCACCGTGCTCTGGACGTTTTATACCACAGAAGAATACCCTCCCGAAAACATGGCGGAATTTCGCAAAATGCAAGCCGAAAATGGGGGGTTGTGGAATGCTTTTAAAGAAATTGCAAATGCAGTACGCGAAATGCCGGATGCCATCCGTAAACTTTGGTGGGTCAAACTGGCCACATGGTATGGAATGCCTTTGATGTGGCAGTATTTAGGGCTTTCCATTGCCCGCCATTGCTTTAATGCACCGACTCCCGATTCGCCTGGCTTTGAAGCGGCTTCTCAATGGGGCGGCGTCGCACTAACAGTGATGAATATCACCACGGTGGTTATGTCCATTCTTATTCCAATGGTGGTGCGTAAAATGGGAACCAAGCAAACCTATGCGGTCTTTTTAACTATTGGGGGCGTGGGGTTTCTGGCAATGCTGTTTACCCAAAACATCAACTTGGTCTTGGCGTGTATGACACTGGTGGGTGTGGCTTGGTCTGCCATTATTACAATGCCTTTTATTATTGCCACCGCCGCCGTGCCTGCTGAACGGATTGGCGTGTATATGGGACTTTTGAACGCTTTTATTTGTATTCCGCAAATCATCAATATGGTAACCGTTGGTTCTTTTTATGATTCGCTATTGGGGGGAGACCCTCGGAATGCGTTGGCACTATTGGGCGTATGTTTACTGATAGGTGCTTTTGCGTGTATTTTCTTGAAGGTTGACGGTCGCGTCCAATCGTCTCCTTTGGTGTCAGGAGGACATTAA
- a CDS encoding helix-turn-helix transcriptional regulator, protein MKTQSVFQEELTLAKTLADAYLAHLRRVAPSPRTPIHTLYHALVENLTTGNYKINELKSELGFYQHSTPLSFRKHTGFSYKSFETFHRMELAKILLRQTSISVNEVASMLGYRRANAFSMKFTKYVGISPQNFRALFSG, encoded by the coding sequence ATGAAAACACAATCTGTTTTCCAAGAGGAGTTGACACTGGCAAAAACATTAGCCGATGCGTACTTAGCACACCTCCGACGGGTAGCACCTTCGCCCCGAACACCCATTCACACCCTGTACCATGCCTTGGTAGAGAACCTAACCACAGGAAACTACAAGATCAATGAACTGAAGAGCGAACTTGGCTTTTACCAGCATAGTACACCACTTTCATTCAGGAAACATACAGGATTTTCCTATAAGTCCTTTGAAACATTCCACCGTATGGAGTTGGCCAAGATATTGTTACGTCAAACCTCCATCAGCGTCAATGAGGTAGCCTCTATGTTGGGATATCGAAGAGCGAATGCCTTTTCCATGAAATTTACCAAGTATGTAGGCATTAGCCCGCAAAATTTTCGGGCCTTATTCTCCGGCTAA
- a CDS encoding glycoside hydrolase family 13 protein has translation MSQSVSTPNWVKNAIFYQIFPDRFAKGRQVIHPPHLKFKPWGSPPEEQGYQGGDLYGIVEKLDYLQSLGINALYLNPIFSSAANHRYHTFDYYTVDPLLGGNDALRLLLDEAHARNMKVVLDGVFNHASRGFWQFHHILENGGNSPYIDWFTVHDWPLRPYPEDDKPINYNAWWNLAALPKFNFNNPDVQDYFLDVARHWLAFGIDGWRLDVGNEIEDHTFWQRFREVVKSANPEAYIVGEVWVEAQPWLQGDQWDATMNYMMAWSAMSFAGNRSLRPGYSRDLMNLSALDAPAYAKVLAHMLGLYDPEIVYAQLNMLDSHDTARALWILQEDKTALRLAFLLYMTLPGAPCIYYGTEIGMTGGDDPGCRAAFPWEEPEKWDRDLFVYYQQAIALRNTQSVLRTGDYELVHAEDMNLIFRRRDELQEALVYINAGTEARSFDMPEGHWQQIWPETTETYEGIVVPEMTGVVLLKRT, from the coding sequence ATGTCCCAATCTGTCTCAACACCCAATTGGGTGAAAAATGCGATATTTTATCAGATATTCCCCGACCGCTTTGCAAAAGGACGTCAAGTCATTCATCCTCCACATCTAAAATTTAAACCTTGGGGTAGTCCACCCGAAGAACAAGGTTATCAAGGTGGAGACTTATATGGCATCGTAGAAAAATTGGACTACCTCCAATCGTTGGGGATCAATGCACTTTACCTAAATCCCATTTTTTCCTCTGCAGCCAACCATCGTTACCACACGTTCGATTATTACACCGTTGATCCCTTGCTTGGTGGAAATGACGCCCTACGCCTTCTCCTTGACGAAGCCCATGCACGCAACATGAAAGTGGTCTTGGATGGTGTATTCAACCATGCCAGCCGAGGATTCTGGCAATTCCATCACATTTTGGAAAATGGAGGAAATTCACCCTATATAGATTGGTTCACCGTACACGACTGGCCGCTACGACCGTATCCAGAAGATGACAAGCCGATTAATTACAACGCTTGGTGGAATCTTGCCGCGCTTCCCAAATTTAATTTCAACAACCCTGATGTACAAGATTATTTCTTGGACGTAGCCCGTCATTGGTTAGCGTTTGGTATAGATGGCTGGCGCCTTGATGTGGGCAACGAAATTGAAGACCATACCTTTTGGCAACGATTCCGCGAGGTCGTAAAGTCCGCAAATCCAGAAGCCTATATAGTGGGCGAGGTCTGGGTGGAAGCCCAGCCTTGGCTTCAGGGCGACCAATGGGATGCGACGATGAACTACATGATGGCTTGGTCTGCCATGAGTTTTGCAGGAAACCGCTCTCTCCGGCCGGGCTATAGCCGCGACCTCATGAACCTATCCGCTCTGGATGCGCCGGCTTATGCCAAGGTATTGGCCCACATGCTGGGTCTATATGATCCAGAAATTGTTTATGCCCAACTCAATATGTTAGACAGCCACGATACGGCACGGGCACTTTGGATTTTGCAAGAAGATAAAACGGCGCTCCGGCTCGCCTTTTTGTTATACATGACTTTACCCGGCGCACCTTGTATTTACTACGGAACCGAGATTGGGATGACGGGAGGAGATGATCCGGGGTGTCGCGCCGCTTTCCCTTGGGAAGAACCGGAAAAGTGGGATCGGGACTTATTTGTCTATTACCAGCAGGCCATCGCCCTACGCAATACCCAATCCGTTTTGCGTACAGGTGACTATGAGTTGGTACATGCAGAAGACATGAACCTAATTTTCCGTCGTCGCGACGAACTACAGGAAGCATTGGTGTACATTAATGCAGGAACCGAAGCGCGCTCTTTTGACATGCCTGAAGGCCATTGGCAACAGATTTGGCCCGAAACCACAGAAACCTATGAAGGGATTGTGGTTCCTGAAATGACAGGCGTAGTTTTATTAAAACGGACTTGA
- a CDS encoding low molecular weight phosphotyrosine protein phosphatase: protein MKKPPFRIVFVCLGNICRSPLAEGVFRHLVREAGLEERFEIASAGTGGWHVGEPPDRRMTKTAAQHGVDISKQRAQQFKARFLDQYDLILGMDRSNVENMLLIAGAGDELDADVQKVRLFRDFDPMPSNGEVPDPYYGGQKGFDEVYEMVLRTCKNLLSHLQELGQGP from the coding sequence ATGAAAAAACCACCCTTCCGTATTGTTTTTGTTTGTCTCGGCAATATTTGCAGAAGTCCATTGGCCGAGGGCGTTTTCCGCCATTTGGTTCGAGAAGCCGGATTAGAAGAACGATTTGAAATTGCTTCCGCCGGAACAGGTGGATGGCATGTAGGTGAGCCACCGGATCGTCGGATGACCAAAACCGCCGCACAGCATGGCGTGGATATCTCCAAACAACGGGCACAGCAATTTAAAGCCCGTTTTTTGGATCAGTATGACCTAATTCTCGGTATGGATCGCTCGAATGTGGAAAATATGCTTTTGATTGCGGGTGCGGGCGACGAGTTGGATGCCGATGTCCAGAAGGTGCGCTTGTTTCGGGATTTTGACCCCATGCCCAGTAATGGTGAGGTACCCGACCCATACTATGGCGGGCAAAAGGGCTTTGACGAGGTGTATGAAATGGTCTTGCGAACGTGCAAAAACCTTTTGTCACACCTACAAGAGTTGGGACAAGGCCCATAA
- a CDS encoding phosphatase PAP2 family protein has translation MRNYLLLLLVCPLFAMAQSDWDHEALNKIYAHETPLFSKTMQVADRSSYPLFLLIPAGAMTAGAANIREYTLEQGWAVVASGVGSYAAMEALKRTFKRLRPYQTLPNIAYYRGEKTVPANDSYSMPSGHATLAFALATALTIQHQKWYVVVPAYLWAGSVGLSRVWNGVHYPSDILAGAVIGSGVAYLVHRNINRITPKSWRNDRVQYQMVPLGFSFHKNF, from the coding sequence ATGCGTAACTATTTGCTGCTCTTATTAGTCTGTCCGCTATTCGCAATGGCACAATCGGATTGGGATCATGAAGCACTGAACAAAATTTATGCGCACGAAACGCCCTTGTTTTCTAAAACCATGCAAGTTGCGGATCGGAGTTCATACCCTCTTTTTTTGTTGATCCCTGCGGGTGCCATGACAGCCGGTGCCGCGAATATCCGTGAGTATACGTTAGAACAGGGTTGGGCGGTGGTTGCATCTGGTGTGGGGAGTTATGCGGCCATGGAAGCCCTCAAAAGAACCTTTAAGCGGCTGCGTCCCTATCAAACATTGCCCAATATCGCCTATTATCGGGGAGAAAAGACCGTTCCTGCGAACGACTCGTATAGTATGCCTTCTGGCCATGCAACACTTGCTTTTGCCCTGGCCACAGCCTTGACCATACAACACCAAAAATGGTATGTTGTGGTTCCTGCGTATTTGTGGGCTGGAAGTGTGGGCTTGTCAAGGGTTTGGAATGGGGTACATTACCCTTCTGATATATTGGCTGGTGCGGTTATCGGGAGCGGGGTGGCATATTTGGTACACCGGAATATCAACCGGATTACGCCAAAATCATGGCGGAACGACAGGGTGCAATATCAGATGGTACCACTGGGATTTTCCTTCCATAAAAATTTTTAA
- a CDS encoding M1 family metallopeptidase produces MRYTLGSLFLVSLLSVHLAAQPDPYVSGGELLPEQAAYDVGYYDLTLQIDPKKEAIKGTLTVKALILSPLRHFVLDLDPRLTVRRIVETTTSGVEPRSVIRKGGQLWIQLGAERKIGELVELSIQYGGIPRVAPIPPWAGGFTWSRTRDNRYWVATSCQTEGADVWWPVKDHPSDKPDSMAMRFTVPRGYWAVSNGKLVSRTKNLDKTDTFLWKTSVPISPYNVTLNMAPYIRLEQPYKDIEGTEYPLQYWVLPENVEKGRTLLVEAAKQLAFLEKTLGPYPFKKEKFGIVEVPFLGMEHQTVIAYGARYNNDAMTGYNGGFDALLFHEMAHEWFGNLITNRDWKDMWIHEAFTTYLEALYAEHLRGAVAYRAYMNMQEKQIGHAAPVAPVVPVSSKDVPTDVYNKGSWMLHSLRYLLGDDRFFRLLKQFVYPSDDKPVRAHSTPNVRFSDTDEFTRMAEAVAGQPLDWFFEAYLREAKPPVLHITRTRRYTDLVWHTSGQKPFPMPIEVFLEGKSQRVPMSEGRARIWASENLSLVVDPERWVMRGKDAFENRFARPLSEDDFIGRYVIQPGYAFEVWKSEGKLLFRAPGSFVRELTPINERQFEVNAGEAEVLFEVDDRQEVNVLVYKRNQSVITGTRMDFVIPDQFYPLKLPEEILDRFIGRYRVGNAPNAADVVITREKTQLMLQEGGNPPVEIFPISDAVFEWKLLPAQVHFIENTDGLVVGIRIERGTTTISAIKR; encoded by the coding sequence ATGCGCTATACGCTGGGTTCTCTTTTTTTGGTCAGTTTACTTTCGGTACATTTGGCGGCACAGCCGGATCCTTATGTGTCGGGAGGGGAATTGTTACCCGAACAGGCGGCTTATGATGTGGGGTATTATGATCTCACATTGCAGATAGATCCGAAAAAAGAAGCAATTAAAGGCACATTGACAGTTAAAGCCCTCATACTCTCTCCCCTTCGCCATTTCGTGCTCGACCTAGATCCCCGCTTAACTGTTCGCCGGATTGTAGAAACGACCACATCGGGAGTAGAACCGCGCTCGGTGATCCGAAAAGGGGGGCAACTTTGGATTCAATTGGGAGCGGAGCGAAAAATTGGTGAACTGGTCGAACTCAGCATTCAGTATGGAGGCATACCCCGTGTGGCCCCGATACCGCCTTGGGCGGGTGGGTTTACGTGGTCTCGTACTCGTGATAACCGCTATTGGGTTGCGACCAGTTGTCAGACAGAAGGCGCCGATGTCTGGTGGCCCGTAAAAGACCATCCATCTGACAAACCCGACTCTATGGCCATGCGGTTTACCGTCCCACGTGGATATTGGGCGGTGTCAAATGGTAAATTAGTGTCTCGTACCAAAAATCTGGATAAGACCGATACATTTTTATGGAAAACCTCAGTTCCGATTAGTCCATATAATGTCACCTTGAATATGGCCCCTTATATTCGGCTAGAACAACCTTACAAAGACATTGAAGGAACAGAATACCCGCTTCAATATTGGGTTTTACCGGAAAATGTAGAAAAGGGCAGGACATTATTGGTGGAAGCGGCTAAACAGTTGGCCTTTTTAGAAAAGACATTAGGGCCATATCCATTTAAAAAAGAAAAATTTGGGATTGTAGAAGTACCCTTTTTGGGGATGGAGCATCAGACGGTCATTGCATATGGCGCGCGCTATAACAACGATGCCATGACGGGATATAATGGAGGCTTTGATGCCCTGCTTTTCCACGAAATGGCACATGAATGGTTTGGGAACTTAATTACAAACCGCGATTGGAAGGATATGTGGATTCACGAGGCGTTTACCACGTATTTAGAAGCGCTTTATGCCGAACACCTAAGAGGTGCTGTGGCGTATCGGGCATACATGAATATGCAGGAAAAACAAATTGGCCATGCGGCGCCTGTGGCTCCGGTAGTGCCCGTCAGCTCAAAAGATGTCCCGACGGATGTGTATAACAAAGGGTCTTGGATGTTGCATTCTTTGCGATATCTGCTGGGTGATGACCGGTTTTTTAGGCTGCTCAAGCAATTTGTGTATCCGTCGGATGACAAGCCTGTGCGAGCGCATTCTACCCCGAACGTGCGATTCTCCGATACCGACGAGTTTACTCGTATGGCAGAAGCGGTCGCTGGTCAGCCTTTGGATTGGTTTTTCGAGGCCTATTTGCGTGAAGCCAAGCCTCCCGTATTGCATATTACTCGTACCCGGCGATATACCGATCTCGTTTGGCATACATCGGGGCAAAAGCCTTTTCCCATGCCAATTGAAGTGTTTCTGGAAGGAAAATCACAGCGGGTTCCCATGTCCGAAGGACGCGCCAGAATTTGGGCATCCGAAAACCTTTCGCTGGTGGTGGATCCGGAGCGTTGGGTAATGCGGGGCAAAGATGCGTTTGAAAATCGGTTTGCACGTCCACTCTCGGAAGATGATTTTATCGGGCGTTATGTGATACAGCCAGGATACGCCTTCGAGGTTTGGAAGTCGGAAGGGAAATTGCTTTTCAGGGCGCCTGGTAGTTTTGTGCGGGAGTTAACCCCAATCAACGAACGCCAATTTGAAGTGAACGCTGGAGAAGCGGAGGTACTTTTTGAGGTTGATGATCGCCAAGAAGTGAATGTGCTTGTCTATAAGCGGAACCAGTCGGTTATTACTGGAACCCGTATGGATTTTGTGATACCAGACCAATTTTATCCGCTGAAACTTCCAGAAGAGATCTTGGATCGGTTTATTGGTCGTTATCGGGTGGGTAATGCGCCCAATGCTGCCGACGTGGTGATAACCCGTGAGAAAACCCAATTGATGCTTCAGGAAGGGGGGAATCCGCCCGTGGAAATTTTTCCAATTTCAGATGCTGTATTTGAATGGAAACTATTGCCTGCCCAAGTTCATTTTATCGAAAATACTGATGGTCTGGTGGTTGGCATAAGGATTGAGCGAGGAACCACGACCATATCCGCAATCAAACGTTAA
- a CDS encoding aminotransferase class III-fold pyridoxal phosphate-dependent enzyme, with amino-acid sequence MFESTLEACPQFSTQKALEILALYWDISGNLKPLDSYQDQNFLVRCEDGARYVLKIANAATPHEWLDLQTRILDHLQIQTPTLPLPRPIPTRFRVEMVQAEGHWWRLVSFLPGQMLSDVPFRSVGLLHEMGHFAGTITHALHDFSHPAAHRPIQWDLQLAVELVKTWVGFVEDPSLRASIEAIITWANAEVQTHAPVLRQSIIHGDITRYNLLVDDTGNHINGLIDFGDVCHSWTVGELAVMLLESVMTGSPSPIEDALTVVKAFHAVFPLSESEISVLPALLAMRSCAIVCASARQLTLEPNNAYVRKQAFADRAAFEALTALPMGHLVAPFRVVCGFSAPNAFFTDLINSTAPLHPPLLCPTPYKILDFSPTSDLFDEGAWLKDVPTPLLDPDSCGLSRFGEAQIQVTSADNPTHDEGYTALGISVFTPTPLPVYAIDNGYVTTTEEGFSVLLNAQNGTTFHAVYRGVVSTLKNGPVEKGQVLGLSSSDRPFQFQLGLDVNPPFRVKNSEKALYAHRVWDPGFLFQQPLAQIERSRQDDLAVRRRKSIQQAQEYYYERPMNLVRGWKQYLIGDDGQVYLDAINNVAHIGHSHPKVWEAATRQLKRLNTNARFLYPNIVEYAERLLGYFPEPLRVVFFVCTGSEANDLALRLARAYTERKDMLVIDGEYHGNTTAVDEISTCLLDNPTAAKSLRPFTHPLIQPNTYRGRFRIGETNLALKYAQDAHDKLAHLQSNGHGLAGFISESLLGSGGGVEMPTGYLQEVYKIVHEAGGVCIADEVQIGFGRMGTHFWGFEKEGVLPDIVTLGKPIGNGHPLSAVVTTPEIAEAYKRQYTYFNTFAGNPVSCEIGHAVLDVLEEEGLQQNADRVGQYLKNRLSNLIDKHEKIGAIYGHGFYLGVDLVQDKSSRKPATHEAMWISERMRQHGIIIYPTGDYYNILKIKPPMCFNEANADYLVTTLDRILTYMS; translated from the coding sequence ATGTTTGAAAGCACCTTAGAAGCCTGCCCACAGTTTTCGACACAAAAAGCGTTGGAAATATTAGCCCTATATTGGGATATTTCCGGAAACTTAAAACCACTAGACAGTTATCAGGATCAAAACTTTTTGGTCCGTTGCGAAGACGGAGCACGGTATGTACTAAAAATTGCGAATGCAGCCACACCCCACGAATGGTTGGATTTACAGACCCGGATATTGGACCATCTCCAGATACAAACCCCTACGTTGCCGCTCCCCAGACCCATCCCAACGAGATTTAGGGTAGAAATGGTACAAGCGGAAGGGCATTGGTGGCGCCTTGTGTCTTTTTTGCCGGGTCAGATGTTGTCCGATGTGCCCTTTCGATCGGTTGGTTTATTACACGAAATGGGCCATTTTGCGGGCACGATTACACACGCATTACACGATTTTTCGCATCCTGCCGCCCATCGTCCTATACAATGGGATTTACAATTGGCGGTAGAACTGGTAAAAACATGGGTCGGTTTTGTGGAAGATCCTTCTTTGCGTGCCAGCATCGAAGCGATTATAACCTGGGCTAATGCCGAAGTGCAAACCCATGCGCCGGTCTTGAGACAAAGTATTATCCATGGCGACATTACCCGTTATAACCTGCTCGTGGACGATACCGGAAACCACATTAACGGTTTGATAGACTTTGGCGATGTTTGCCACTCTTGGACAGTAGGCGAGCTGGCAGTCATGTTATTGGAAAGCGTCATGACAGGTAGCCCATCGCCCATTGAAGACGCCCTAACGGTAGTAAAAGCGTTTCATGCGGTTTTTCCGCTATCGGAATCTGAGATTTCGGTCTTGCCTGCACTTTTGGCCATGCGTTCGTGTGCCATTGTATGTGCTTCTGCCCGGCAACTCACCTTAGAACCCAACAATGCGTATGTTCGCAAACAAGCATTTGCAGACCGCGCAGCCTTCGAGGCGTTGACGGCCCTCCCAATGGGGCATTTGGTAGCACCCTTTCGGGTGGTGTGTGGTTTTTCTGCCCCAAACGCCTTCTTTACGGATTTGATAAACAGCACCGCCCCCCTTCATCCACCCCTTCTTTGCCCAACCCCTTATAAAATCCTCGATTTCAGTCCAACATCTGATCTTTTTGATGAAGGCGCTTGGCTAAAGGACGTTCCTACCCCGTTGCTTGATCCTGATTCATGTGGCCTTTCGCGGTTTGGAGAAGCCCAGATACAGGTAACCTCCGCAGACAACCCGACCCATGATGAAGGATACACCGCTCTTGGAATATCCGTCTTCACCCCTACGCCATTGCCTGTATATGCCATTGATAACGGTTATGTTACCACAACAGAAGAAGGGTTTTCGGTTCTGCTCAATGCTCAGAATGGAACGACGTTTCACGCGGTGTATCGGGGCGTGGTATCTACACTAAAAAACGGGCCTGTGGAGAAAGGGCAAGTTTTGGGCCTGAGTTCCTCCGACCGCCCCTTTCAGTTTCAACTGGGGTTAGACGTCAACCCACCTTTTCGCGTCAAAAACAGCGAAAAAGCCTTATACGCGCATCGGGTGTGGGATCCTGGCTTTTTGTTTCAGCAACCCCTTGCCCAAATAGAAAGGTCTCGTCAGGATGACTTGGCTGTTCGTCGGCGCAAGTCCATACAGCAAGCCCAAGAGTACTATTATGAACGACCCATGAACTTGGTTCGTGGATGGAAGCAGTACCTGATTGGAGACGACGGGCAGGTGTATTTAGATGCCATAAACAATGTGGCACACATAGGCCATAGCCATCCGAAAGTGTGGGAGGCGGCAACGCGGCAACTTAAGCGGCTCAATACCAATGCACGGTTTTTATATCCAAACATTGTGGAATACGCCGAACGGTTGTTGGGCTATTTCCCCGAGCCCCTTCGTGTGGTATTTTTTGTATGCACCGGGAGCGAGGCGAACGATTTGGCCCTACGCTTGGCGCGGGCTTATACCGAGCGTAAAGACATGTTGGTTATTGATGGCGAATATCATGGCAATACCACCGCCGTTGATGAGATTAGCACTTGCCTTTTAGACAATCCAACGGCAGCAAAGTCTTTGCGACCGTTTACACATCCGCTTATACAGCCCAATACCTACCGAGGTCGTTTTCGGATAGGAGAAACCAACCTTGCCCTAAAATATGCACAAGATGCCCACGATAAATTAGCGCACCTACAATCCAACGGACATGGTTTGGCTGGTTTTATTTCAGAGTCGCTGCTTGGATCGGGCGGTGGTGTAGAAATGCCCACCGGATACTTGCAGGAAGTTTATAAAATTGTACATGAAGCGGGCGGTGTTTGTATTGCCGATGAAGTTCAGATTGGATTTGGACGTATGGGAACACATTTTTGGGGCTTCGAGAAAGAAGGGGTTTTACCGGATATCGTAACCCTTGGCAAGCCAATAGGCAATGGCCACCCCCTCTCGGCAGTTGTCACCACACCCGAAATTGCCGAAGCCTACAAGCGCCAATACACCTATTTTAATACCTTCGCAGGAAATCCGGTTTCTTGCGAGATAGGCCATGCTGTGTTAGATGTTTTGGAAGAAGAAGGTCTGCAACAAAATGCGGATCGGGTAGGCCAATACTTAAAAAACCGCCTATCTAACTTAATAGACAAACATGAAAAAATTGGGGCTATCTATGGGCATGGGTTCTATTTGGGGGTGGACCTTGTTCAGGACAAATCCTCGCGCAAACCCGCAACCCACGAGGCCATGTGGATCTCTGAACGCATGCGTCAGCATGGAATTATCATCTATCCAACTGGTGATTATTACAACATCCTCAAAATAAAACCTCCCATGTGCTTTAATGAAGCCAACGCAGACTATTTGGTAACTACTTTAGACCGCATCCTAACGTATATGTCCTGA